Proteins from a genomic interval of Pecten maximus chromosome 13, xPecMax1.1, whole genome shotgun sequence:
- the LOC117341194 gene encoding beta-1,3-galactosyltransferase 5-like, whose translation MQMFTPGNHGRPETIQLPMMFWSFIFRNLNTKKLLSLLGVLCLLVVVFDFIMLTKQRGYYLSRNYRTLETTSHIFSDKLNSGSKTAVTHDNLNRTRNKNLTESTGHLKNVSELQSRISNIITILKQSFQKNRTISSVPVKTNDSVHLQNCIDCRPDNCTDCFKHNFSFVLNNAKICKTLSGNAKQEVTILILIFTSHARRKQRDAIRETWLTYSKNNTSNVRYAFLLGLTNNTDLNQAVLEENKQHADLIQENFTDSYFNLTYKTMMGFKWATSHCAHAQFVLKTDDDMYVNVPVLVNLTRTNAERLQSAVGGNCYLSNQRPIRDKYSKWYASNVSYPQDFYPGFCSGTGYVTSIKVVQKVFNISKDVPFFHLEDIYVSLCLKKLGYTLLPLYGFHNHRVRINYCNYKSAFVVTSHEVSPDLLRSIWTKNCKPYRLGMRILGFVVAITFFFMLCLCSMVQ comes from the coding sequence atgcaAATGTTTACTCCAGGAAATCATGGTCGGCCAGAGACAATTCAACTCCCCATGATGTTCTGGTCTTTCATCTTTAGAAATCTGAACACAAAGAAGTTATTGTCCTTGTTGGGTGTACTGTGTTTACTGGTAGTGGTATTCGATTTCATCATGCTGACGAAACAAAGAGGATATTATCTATCTCGAAACTACAGGACCTTGGAAACTACTTCTCATATATTCTCAGACAAATTGAATAGCGGTTCAAAAACAGCTGTGACTCATGATAATTTAAACCGGACAAGAAATAAAAACTTAACAGAATCTACAGGACATTTGAAAAATGTAAGTGAATTGCAATCAAGGATTTCAAATATCATCACCATATTAAAACAATCCTTTCAAAAGAATCGGACTATTTCTTCTGTTCCGGTAAAGACAAATGATTCCGTCCATCTACAGAACTGCATTGATTGTCGTCCAGACAATTGCACTGATTGTTTTAAACACAACTTCAGCTTCGTACTTAATAATGCAAAAATATGCAAAACTTTGTCCGGAAATGCAAAACAGGAAGTTACCATtcttatattaatatttacttCGCATGCGCGAAGAAAACAACGTGACGCAATTCGTGAGACATGGTTAACGTATTCTAAAAATAACACATCCAACGTTAGGTATGCCTTTTTACTGGGATTAACAAACAATACAGATTTAAACCAGGCAGTGTTAGAAGAAAACAAACAGCACGCGGATCTAATACAGGAAAATTTTACAGATTCGTATTTCAATCTGACGTATAAAACAATGATGGGATTTAAATGGGCGACTTCGCATTGTGCGCACGCGCAGTTTGTTTTAAAGACCGATGATGACATGTATGTCAATGTTCCTGTTTTAGTTAATCTCACGCGCACCAACGCCGAACGTCTCCAGTCAGCCGTAGGCGGGAACTGTTACCTCTCAAACCAGAGACCAATACGGGATAAATATTCCAAGTGGTATGCATCTAATGTAAGTTACCCACAGGACTTTTATCCGGGGTTTTGTTCCGGAACTGGATACGTTACAAGTATCAAAGTTGTTCAAAAAGTATTTAATATTTCCAAAGATGTTCCATTTTTCCACTTAGAAGATATATACGTGTCGTTGTGCCTGAAGAAGCTAGGGTACACGTTGTTGCCTCTGTATGGTTTCCATAACCACAGAGTACGAATTAACTACTGTAACTATAAAAGTGCCTTTGTGGTGACGTCACATGAAGTGTCACCTGACCTGCTGAGGTCAATATGGACCAAGAACTGTAAACCATACAGACTAGGAATGAGGATACTGGGATTCGTAGTTGCAATAACATTCTTCTTTATGTTGTGTCTTTGCTCCATGGTTCAATGA